In Anaerolineales bacterium, the following proteins share a genomic window:
- a CDS encoding cyclic nucleotide-binding domain-containing protein produces MGIDFHRLPVFADLRENYVKLLEPLIETIQCDAGEFVIRQDTPADFLYIILKGKVQISFKPYDGIPITVSHVESGGLFGWSAVIGSEKYTSSAIAIEPLEAVRIRGGELRKLAENDPDAGQEILNSLAGAVSARWKDARQQVKLILKKGMM; encoded by the coding sequence ATGGGTATTGATTTTCACCGCCTGCCAGTGTTTGCAGATCTGCGCGAAAACTACGTTAAATTATTGGAGCCGCTCATCGAAACGATTCAATGCGACGCGGGAGAATTCGTTATCCGTCAGGATACGCCCGCCGATTTTTTATACATCATCTTGAAGGGCAAAGTTCAAATTTCATTCAAACCGTACGACGGAATACCGATCACGGTTTCGCATGTGGAGTCCGGCGGGTTGTTTGGCTGGTCGGCAGTGATCGGGAGCGAGAAATATACTTCGTCCGCGATTGCCATCGAACCGCTGGAGGCTGTTCGAATACGCGGCGGCGAACTGCGGAAATTAGCCGAGAACGATCCGGACGCCGGGCAGGAAATTTTGAACAGCCTTGCCGGCGCGGTCTCTGCGCGCTGGAAGGATGCGCGCCAACAAGTGAAATTGATCCTGAAAAAGGGAATGATGTAG